In Leptolyngbya sp. O-77, the genomic window TCATTGGCGATGCGGGGCTGGTGTTTCCCGAAGGTCAGGTCGCGGCTCTGCGCGATCGCCTCCAGTCCCTCATGCAGCGCCCTGCCCTGGCCGCCGAACTGGCCGCCCGTGGCTACCAGCGGGCGATCGCCCATTTTACCAATCGTGTCTTAGCAGAAAAACAGCTTGCGTTTTATGACCAGTTGATGTGATTTCACTTCCCATCCTCAATGCGCCTTGTCCATATCATTCCTGCCATCTCTCCCGTCTACGGTGGCCCCAGCCAAATGATCGCGGGCTTCTCGAAGGCGCTGGCGGCAGCCGGGGTGGCGGTGACGATCTTGACAACGGATGCCAATGGAGATGTCGGGCAAGCGCCGCTGGCGGTGCCGCTGGGCGTGCCTGTGGCGCAGGATGGGTATGAGATTCGCTACTTTCGGCGGACGGGCTGGCGGCGCTACAAGTTTTCGGCGGGGCTGCTGGGGTGGCTGGCGACCCATGCGGCGGCGTTTGACCTGGCGCATGTTCACGCGCTGTTTTCACCCGTCAGCTCAACCGCAGCAGCGATCGCCCGCACGCGACACCTGCCCTATGTCCTGCGGCCGCTGGGCACGCTCGACCCCATCGATTTGCAAAAAAAGCGGCGGCTGAAGCAGTTGTATGCCACGCTGATCGAGCGGCAAAACCTGGCGGGTGCGGCGGCGGTTCACTTTACCAGTCGCCAGGAGGCGGCCACCGCCGAGCGGTTTGGGCTAACCTTGCGAGACTGGATTTTGCCGCTGGGGGTAGATCTGGCGGAGTTTGCCGCTGCGCCTGCCGAACGACGGGCGATTCGCGAAGCAGTCCCCACGGGAATCGCCCAAGCCGTGCGCGATCGCCTTGCCATTCCGCCCGATCGCCCGGTGGTGCTATTTCTCTCGCGGCTCGACCCCAAAAAAGGGCTAGATCTGCTGATACCCGCGCTAGAGCAGGTGCAAGCGGCGGGCATCCCGTTTCACTGGATTCTGGCGGGCAGCAACCCACAAGACCCCGATTACGAAAAACAGGTGAGCGATCGCCTGAATGATTCTCCGCTGCGAGCTTGCACCACCCAGACCGGGTTCGTGGCCGCCCAGGCGCGGCGCGAGCTGCTGCTGACAGCGGATCTATTTGTGCTGCCGTCCTACTACGAGAACTTTGGGATTGCCGTTGCCGAAGCGATGGCGGCGGGGCTGCCCGTGGTGGTGTCCAACGCAGTGCCGCTGCACGAAGACGTGACCCAGGCACAGGCAGGCTGGGTGGTGCCCTGCGAACCCCGTGCCCTGGCCCACACGCTGGCGATCGCCCTACAAGCCGCCGACCGCCCACAGCGCGGCATCGCCGCCCACCACTGGGCCCGCGAACATTACGACTGGCGGGCGATCGCCCAGCGGGCTATTCAAAAATATGAGGAAATTTTGCAGCGAACCTAGCAGTCTGCACGATGCGGCTCTTCAACGGCGGGGGGCTAGTAGCGGGTGCCGCGCTTGCGGAGTGCGTCTAGCATTTGCTGGCGAACGGCGATCGCCCACTGGTCAAAATTAACTGGATCAACCCCAACGGGACTTGCAGTAGAATCGGGCTTTTGCTCTAACTTAACTCCGGTAGGCGGAGTGTCAACGCTCTTTGTGTCGGGCTGAGTGCTGTTCATGAGTCGAGCCGATAATGCCTCGGTTAAGTGACTTGCAATTGGGTTAGGTGACTTGCAATTGCTTCCTTATAGTTAACGTAAATAGCAGGGATTTGCCAGACCTATTATGCGAAAAACGCATTTTAGAATTGCAGAACTTGCATGGCCCCTCTTGCCATCGTTCGACAATTCCTCTTAGCCGCGATCGCTACAGCAGAATCAAACCCCGTCGTGCGCCGAGGGTGACTGCCTCTGTCCGGCTGGACACCTGGAGCTTGGCAAAGAGGGAGCTGATATGAAATTTAACAGTGTGTTCTGACAGGTGGAGGCGCTGGGCGATCGCCTTGTTGCTCAGCCCCTCTGCCAGCATGGTTAGAACTTCGGACTCGCGGGGCGTGAGGGCGGCGTCCAACGGCGCAGGCGGCAGGATGGGGTCGTTGACGGGCAACGCGGGCAGCAGCGTCTCCAGCGTGTCTGGGTGGAGCGGCACCAGACCAGCGGCGGCAGCGGTTACGGCGGCGACAATTTCACTGGCGATCGCCCGCGTGGGCAGCACACCCCGCACCCCCAGCCGCAGCGCTTCTGCCACCCCACTCGGCGAGGGGTCTTCGGTAAGCATCACTATCGGCGTAGACAGCAGGCTTGCTCCTTCCGATAGCCACTCGCCCACCAGCGCCCCCGGCTCTTCGCGGGATTCGACAAACAGCAGCAGCACGTCGGGATGCAGCCCCGCGAGTTGCCCTGCTAGGTCGCGTAGTCCCACGCTCCCCACGACCTCCAGACCCGCTTCGCTCAACAGGGCCGATAGCCCTGCCCGCGCTACGGCCGAATTTGCGGCGACCAAAACCTGAGTCACGCGGCCTCCGAGGGGGCGGTCTGGGCGGGGGCGACTGGAGGAACCTGCAACGTGTAGATCTGTCGCTGGTAGCTGCCCGATTGCGGAAAGTTTGGATTTCGCAGGTATTCCAGACGCAGCGTGCTGTCAGGGGGCGTGTCATCCAGCACGGCCAGCAGATCTTCGGCGCTGCGAAACAACTGCTCGTTGGCGCTGAGTAAGATATCGCCCGGTCGCAGGACATTAGTCACCGCCGCCCCTGGCGAAACCTCCAGCACCAGCAGGCCAATTTGCCCGCGCCAGCGATCGCGCGGCACCCAGACAGGCTGGAGCGTTACCCCCAGGCGCAGCGGATTGCCGACGGGCGCTGTGTTTTTCAGAAAGCGCTGGACTGTGGCAGTGGAAATGGCGATCGCCAGTCCGTCTGCAATCATGCTGTTGATGCCTACGACGCGCCCCTGCACATCCGCCAGCGGGCCGCCAGAATTTCCCGGCGCTAGCCGCACATCCGCCCGCACCCAAGGGGAACCTGCGGCAGGGGCAGCATGAACCACGCCCACCGTCAACGCCCCCACCATGCCCAGCGGATTGCCGACCGCCAGAACCAACTGCCCGACTTGCAGCGCGGCCAAATCGCCCGCCGGGGCAGCCACCAGTTCCCTGGCTTCAATCCGCAGCGCGGCCAGATCTCGCGCCGAGTCGCGCCGCTGCACAGTTGCCGAAAATACACGCCCGTCGGCCAGTTCTACCTGCGCCACCCGCCCCCGCACGACATGGGCATTGGTCACAATGAGTCCGTCTGACTGCCAGATCACGCCCGATCCGGCTCCGGTCTGGTCGCTGCGAACTTGCACGGTCGATTGCTGAAGCCGATGGGCGATCGCCCTTAATTCATCTGTTAATTGCATGGTTTCTCTCCCTGCGCTGCGTGCTGTTCCCTAGGGGAGCGCTCTCTAGGGGCGATCGCCAATCCCAATCGTCACCTGCATCCGCCGTCCGCCGCGAATGATCTCGGCGACCAGAGACTTGCCGATTTGTTCTGGGCCAAGCTGGGCATACACATCGGCAATGTCGCCAACGGGTGCGCCGCCCAGCGACACCAGCACATCCCCAATCAGAATCCCTGCGGCATCTGCCGGGCCACCAGCCTCCAGGCTCAGCACAATCACCCCAGCCGTTTGGGGCAGGTGCAGCACCTGAGCCAGCATCGCAGGCAGCCGCACGGGCTGGAGGCCGACCCCCAAGTAGCCCCGCGAAATGCGCCCCCGCTGGGCAAGCTGTTCGACGACGCGGTTGACCGTTGCGCTCGGCAGGGTGAGCGCCAGGTGTCGGGGGCCGCTCGTGTTCATGCCCAGGATGCGCCCCTGAATGTCCACCAGCGGCCCGCCAGAAAAGCCGGGATACAGGGTTACATCGGGACGGATAAACTGGTCGATTTGTCCGCCATGCCAGGTGCGCCAGCCGCCGCCGATGGCGCTGATCACGCCCATGCTGGCGCTGAGGCCATTTTCGGCAGAGCGGCCCGCCGCCAGCACAATGTGCCCCACGCTGAGGGTGCTGCTGTCGCTCAGATCCGCCACTGCACAGGCCGATTCCTCTACCTTAAGAACCGCCAGGTCGGTGCTATTGTCGCGCCCAACTAGGGTTGCGCCGCAGGTCTGACCATTGGGCAGCGTCAGGGTGATGTCGTCTTCGCGCTTGATGGTGTGTTCGGCCGTGACCACAAAGCCCGGTCGCCAGTGGATGCCGCTCGACCCCATGCGATGGCGGGCGTGAACCGCGACAGTGGACTGGCCTGCCAGGGCGATCGCCCTCGACAAGCCCTCCGAAAATGCCGCCAGCATTCCGCTTCCTGCGGCGGCTTCTGCGGCTGCTCCAGCCATTGATTCGGTCATGAAACGCCTCCGGTTTAGAAGTGATAGGCCGGTTGCCTATCTGCCTTTAGCTTGCCGAACGCGCCCCGCGCTTGGGATCGGAAGAATGGGCGGATTTCACGCTGATTGACCCTAGACAGATGGGTAGGGGATGGGTGGTTTTGTCGCGCAGTGGGCTGTGCCGTGGGCTGTGCAGCGTGTGAGTGATCCACTGACTCAATAGAACCTCGCCCCCAGCCTCTAGCCGCTAATTTCCAAACACTTCCGCCGGGTCGGCCGATTGCACCTTGCGAATGGCGATCGCCCCCGAAATCAGGCACATCACCACCGTCGCCAGCAAGATATTCAGCCCGCGGCCCAGCGTCATCTGCATCAGCAGTCCCGTAGCATTAGCGGTGACCCGATACAGCCCCAGCGAAATCAGATAGCCGGGGATAAAGCCCATCACGCCCAGTAAAAGCGCCTGTTGAAACACCACACCCAGCAGATATCGGTCGGAGTAGCCGATCGCCTTCAGGGTGGCATACTGCGTCCAGTGGTCGGCGACATCGGTATAGAGAATCTGGTAGACCAGGATGATGCCCACGACGAAGCTCATGATGGTTAGCAGCGTGAACACAAAGCCGATGGCAGTGTTGTTGCGCCAGTAATCCAACTCCATGTCTACGAACTCTGGCTTGGTTAACACGGCCACGTCTTTGGGCAATTGGTCGCGCAGGGTGCGGGCGATCGCATCCACATCTGCACCCGGACGAACCCTCAGCAGCCCAATGTCTACCGTGTTGAGGTCGCGGCTTTGCTCTTCAGGCCCCAAGTTGGCAAAATAGCGCAAAAAATTCTGATCGCTCATAATCACATTGCCATTGGCAGAGGCAAAATCTGTCCCCAGCGCATAGGTGCCTACGACGCGCACCTGCTGTTCCGCCAGTTCGGTCACAGTGCCCGCTGTCACAGCCCCCACCTCTGCCCGCGATTTCTCATCCACAATCACCGTCCAGGGCAGCTTCAGCGCCTCCTGGCTGGCCAGCACTTCAGGAATCGTCAGCACCGGGTCATTGGGGTTAAACGCCAGCACCCGCAGCGGACGTACCGCCTTGGTTTCGGGATTCTTCCAGGCAGCGCCATCGCGGACATAGAGCGGATAGGCCGCCTCCACGCCATCAAACGCTTGCGCCTGATAGAGCCGCCGCCGGGCAAACTGCGCCGGAATAAACATGGTGTATTTCAGCCGATTCACCACGATAATTTCGCCGTTTAGCACTTTGAGCAACTGCACCTGGCTGTCGTATAGCGCGTTCTCAAATCCGCGAAACATGAACATCAGCAGCACCGCAAACGCCACGCCGGCGATCGCCGTTAGCAGGCGACGACGTTCATAGGTCAGGTTTGACCAGGCCAGGGGCGTTCGCATAGGCAAGAGAGCGGGTGGGCAGGTCGGACTGTGAACCAGTGAGCCAGACCAGAGAACCGTCGGCTTTTTCTAGTCTAGTTTCTGGCAGCACAGGGCAGCCTGTTCGCTAAGCCGCAACCGAATCATAAGCAAATTTAATTGTGAATATTGCTGTCTTTTTGCCTGAAAGGCTAGACAGAATGAAAAAGTTTTGGTACACCTGTTCTTTAGGGATGTAGCTCCAAGTCACTCCTCGTCAATTCGCCTTTCCCCAAAGCGCTATGGAACCCTTAACCGAAGTCCAGCAGGAACTCTACGACTGGTTGGTCGAATATATCCGCGAAAATCAGCACGCTCCCTCGATCCGCCAGATGATGCAGGCGATGGGGCTGCGATCGCCCGCGCCGATTCAGAGCCGCTTGGAGCATCTGCAAAACAAGGGATACATCGACTGGACGCGGGGCAAAGCCCGGACGCTACGCCTGCTTCATGGATTTTCTCAGGGCGTGCCGATTCGGGGTGAAGTGTTTGCGGGGGGAGCGCTGGAACCTGCAACGGGCGACACAGAGTTTCTCGATATTTCTGGAATGCAGCTCAAGCCGCAAGATTACGCGCTGCGGGTGACGGGCGACAGCATGATCGAAGCCCTGATTGCCGATGGCGACGTGGTGATCATGCGTCCGGTGAAAGAGCCAGACAAGCTCAAGAACGGCACGATTGTTGCAGCGAGAGTCGAAGGAGAGGGCAATACCCTGAAGTATTTTTATCGGCGCGGCAACAAGGTGACGCTGAAGCCTGCCAACTCAAAGTACGATCCAATTGAAAAGCCCGCTTCAGATGTACAAATCCAGGGGATGCTGATCGGCGTTTGGCGCGATTTTGGCGCGGGCGCTCCCTAGAGACTGCTAACTTCCTGAAGATTTCTAGATCAGCGCTACGATGCCGATCGATGTGATAGAGAATCGAAAGGGCAAATTATCAGGCTAAAGGCTATCCATTAATCCATGCAGACTAGGCAAGCGCACTGGGGTCGGTTTCTTGCGAAAGCCCGTCGTTTTGGAATGCCCCCGGAGGCTGTTGCCCTACCTCGCCTGGGGCCAGTTCCGAAAGGCTCTGCAAAATGGGGACGAACAGGGGTGAGGCTGGGAGCGATCGCCCTTGCTCTTCTGCTCCTCAGCAGTTGTGCCAGTCCTGATCCGCAAGCCCGCCTGGCTAATACTAAAGAATGTATCGAGTGCGATTTGCAGGGCAAGGTGCTGGCCAAGACTGACCTCAAGGGCGCGAAGCTCAATCGCGCCAATCTTAGCAGCGCCGACCTCAACGGTGCCAATCTAAGCGAAGCGCTGCTAGACACCGCCAACCTCAGCGGCGCAAATCTGAGCAACGCAGACCTCAACCGTGCCGCGCTGCCCTCTGCAAACCTCAGCGGTGCAAATCTCTCCGGTGCCAGCTTGAAGAATGCTTTCTTGCGGAACGCAGACTTTACCAATGCTAATCTCAGCAATGCCGACTTTAGCGGCAGCGATCTCAGCGGAGCTAAGCTAGACGGCGCAACCCAGGAGGGGGCTGTTTTTCAGGGCGCGATTCTGCCAGATGGGACCGTGCAGCCGTAGTTGTCCCCAGAGCGGCGTTCCTCGATTGGATGCCAAAATGGAGCGATCGCCCCACAGCGCTGACGCAGAAACCCAGCCCATTTCAGGCATGGGGTAGAATCCTGACAAGCGTCTGGACGCGGACTTGCAGGGGGCTCCAGAAGGGAGTTCCAGCAGGAGGTTCCAGAACGATACACTTGAGCGGGTGATGCCATGCCTCCCAGGTTGCACATTAAATTGCTTGGAGACTTTGCCATTACCGATGAGCGACAGATTTCGTTAGGCATTGGCAGCGATCGCCAACAGGCTCTCCTGGCCTATCTGCTGCTGCATCGCCACACGCCGCAGCCTCGCCAGCGCCTCGCCTTTCACCTCTGGCCCGATTCCATCGAATCCCAGGCTCGCTCTAACCTGCGAAAGGCCCTTTCGCATCTGCGACAAGCCCTACCAGAACCAGATACGGTGCTGCTGGCAGATGCCAAAACGCTGCAATGGTCGCCCAGCGCTCCCATTTTTCTGGATGTGGCGGAATTTGAGAATGCGGTAAAGCTTGCTGCCCAAGCGACCGAACCCGACATCGCGCGATCGCACCTGGAAGCCGCCTTATCTCTATACCAAGGCGATTTGCTGCCCAGTTGCACAGACGAGTGGATTGAGCCAGAGCGCGATCGCCTCCAGCAGACGCACAAGCGAGCATTGCAGCAGACCATCACGCTGCTCAAAGCACAGCAGGATTACGATATGGCGATCGCCTATGCTCAGCAGGTGTTGCGAAGCGACCCGCTCAACGAATCCGCTCACGCGACGCTGATGCATCTGCACTGGCTGAAGGGCGATCGCGCCAACGCACTCCAGGTCTATCACCACTGTATGACGCTGCTGCGGGAAGAATTGGGCGTTGACCCCGGCCCCACCCTCCGCAAGCTGTACGACCAAATCCTCAACGCAGACGATGAGCCATTTGGCAGTCTTGCAGGCAGTATTGCAACGGCTTCTGGGGGCGATCGCCCGTTGGTCAGTGCCGCCCTGCTGTCTCCTGCATCAGGAGCGCAGCAGCTTAGCCCGCTGATTGGGCGAACCCACGAATGGGCCACCATCCAGCAGTGGATGAGGGCAGAGAATTCGCTGGATAAGGCAGCTTTGGACACCCTGGGCGATCGCCCGGTGCTGCTACTGACGGGAGAACCGGGCATTGGCAAAACGCGCCTGCTGCAAGCAATTCAGGAGCAGTTTCAGCAGCAGAATCACTGCATCCTGTGGGGGCGCGGCTTTGAAGCAGAAATTGTGCGTCCCTATGGCGTGTGGATTGACGCGCTGCGTGCGTTTGTGACGAATGCCAACGTGCAAATACTGGAAGATTTGACTTACCTACTCAGTGAGTCGAATCCTTCATCGCAAAGTTCCGATTGCAGTCCGTCGGATCGCAGCTATCTATTCGACAGCGTGGTTCAGTTTATTTCCACGCTCTGTTCCAGCCAGCGTTCCGTTTTGATTGTTCTGGACGATATTCAATGGATCGATGAAGCATCGTCATCGCTGTTGCACTATGCCATTCGGCTGCTGAGTCAGCATTCCGTCTTTTTTGCCTGCACCGCCCGCACCAAAGAGCTAGACGACAATGCAGCCGTGCTGCGAGGATTGCAAGCGCTGCGGCGAGAACGGCGCTTGCTGACGCTGCCGCTGCAACCGCTAGAGCCAGAACAAACTGCCGCGCTAATTCGCAGTGTTTACGCGCCTCTAGAGCAGGATTGGTCGCCAGAGCAGACGCAGCAGGTGTTTATCGATAGCGGCGGCAATCCTCTGTTTGCGCTGGAAATTGCGCGGGCGATGTCCTCAGGCGAAGCAACCCACGCCAATAGTTTGGAACTGCTGATTGGCGATCGCCTGCAACGGCTGGACGACTACGCTCGCGAACTCATTCCCTGGGCGGCCGCGCTGGGCAGAACCTTTGATCCCACCACGCTGTCTGACATTGCTGATGCACCGCTGTCTAAGCTGCTGACGGGCATTGAGCAGCTAGAGCGAGAAAGCCTAATTCGGGTGAGCGCCTCTCACGGACAGAAAACACGCTACGACTTTGCCCACGACATCGTGCGGCAGGTGGCCTATCGGCAACTGTCGGAACCCCGTCGTCGCTTGCTGCATCTCCAGATTTCCCAAAAGCTGCACCAGCGGGCAAGCCATGACTCGTCTTTGGCGGCAGAAATCGCCCATCACGCCGCGCTGGGGGGCGATCGCGCTCTGGCAGCCACGGCGTGTCTGGCGGCGGCCAACTATTCGCTCAAACTATTTGCCTATGCCGAAGCTGCGGAACTTTCTCTGCGCGGGATTCAGCATTGCCAGGTGCTAGATCAGCGCACCCGCGTTCGGCTGCATATCGAACTGCTGCAAGTGCTGCTGTTTGCCGGAGTTCCTGCCGAACAGGTGGCTCCGCTGGAGGCAGAAGTGCAGGAACTGGTGCAAGAAGCCCATCGGCTGGGCCTCTCGGAAGCGGAGATGGCGGGGCTGGAAGTGCTGATGATTCTAAACTTTCAGTACAGCAATTTTGCCTATGTGCAGCAACATTCCAAGCGAGTCGTGGAAATTGGGCGGTCGGCTAATCCCATGATGACGGCTCGCGCCCTGGCATCCAGTGGTTCCTGTTTGGCGGAAGTGGGTAGAGAGATGGCGCGGGCAGAGGCGCTGCTGGAAGAGGCGCGATCGCTGGCGGCACGAGTGGGGCAAGATTCGGCGGATTTGTACGGCGGGCTGGGTCGCGTGCGACTGCACACGGGCGACTATGACGAGGGGCGGGCACTGCTGCAACGGGCCTACGAGATCGCGCAGCAGGAGCAGGATCATTGGCGCGAATGCTGGGTACTGACCTATCTCGCGATGACAGAACTGGAAGCAGGAAACCCGGTGGCAGCGCTGGCCTATAGTCAGGCGATCGCCACCGTTGCCTCGCAGATTCAGGGCCAGGGCAGTGAAGCCGCCGTAGCAGATGCGCTGACAGCCCTCGCCCGATATCATTTGCAAAAAACCGATGCAGCGGCGGCACTCGATCAGGCGATCGCTGTCCTGCGACAGCTCGACAATCGCCGAATGCTATCGTATTTGCTGAGTAGTGCCGCTGAGGTTGATTTGGCGAGCGATCGCCCCACCCAAGCCATTGAGAAAGCAGCCGTGGCGCTGTCCGAAGCTCAGGCAATTAATCAGCCCGTCGATGTGACGCTGGCGTGGGCGCTGCTGGTGCAAGGCTGGCTGCGAGTCGCCGAAAGCGCTGCCGACCGCAACGCTGTCGCCGCGGCCCGGCAGCAGGCAAGTGACCTGTTCCAGCAGTTCTATCCGCAAATCAGCGTTGCCGATCTCAGCCGCCGCGCCCGCGCTGCCGTTACCCAAACCCGACACCAGATGGCCCTAATGCATCCCCATGCCGTTGCTCTGGAAAAAGCGCCATGACCCTCATCATTGTTGAAACCGATCGCCCCGATCCCATCACGCCAGAGGTTCTGGCAGACGAAGGAAATCGAGTGTTTCCCTGTCTGGCAGCGCGAAATGCAACCTGGCGATATTCCCTGCTGTCGGGCGATCGCCACCGCATGATTTGCAGCTTTGAGGCTCCCGATGCCGAAGCCGTCCGTATGTCCTACCGCACGGCTTATGTTCCCTTTGAGAAGATGTGGGTTGACCATCTCCGCGAACCGGAGGGTATTCCGCCTGTGTGGAACGAGTCTGCGCTGGTGGTGGTCGAGATCGCCTATCCAGGGGGACTTTCGGAGCCAGAGCAGCAGGCGCAGTGGCAAGTGATCACCCAGCGCTTGCTGCCTTGTTATGCAGAGCAGGGCGTAGAATGGGTGCGATCGCACGTTTCGCCAGCCCAAACCCTGATCCTGTCGGAACTCAATGCGCCCGATCCGGCACTCATCGAGGCGGCCCATCGCCAAGTCGGTCTACCCCTTTCCCGCTTGTGGTCGGCCACGCTGCTGAAGCCCTAGTCCGGTTTTTGTGGGGCAATGTGCTAAAAAGCGTGAATCCCCGCAAGGTCTTACCCAGCAGGGATTCTAAATCAGAGACAAATTAGAGCAAAGATGAGAGACGAACCTGGCTTACAGACAGATTAGGACGCAAGGCGCTGCTGTTGCCATACCGTGTTGGGCACACGAGTAAAGCGGGTCTGCTGCTTTTGCGCGGGCTGCTCTGCTTTCAGATTCTCCATCTGAGCCATCATTTGTTTCAGATGATTCAGCAAGTCGTCGATCTGAGCGGGGCTGTCCGCACCCTTTAGCGCCTGAGACACACTTTCGACCGTCGCTTCGAGAGAAGCAGGCTGAGCCGCCTCGGCAGAAACCGCATAGCGCTTGATTGGCTCAAGGCTGACTAATTCTGCTTGCTTGCCAACCGCAACCGTGGCTCGCTGTTCCACTTCGACCTGCGCCAGCGAGTGCTGAAGCAGTTCAGCCGCAGGAGAAACAGTCTCCACCTCATCCAGGAAAGACTCCAGACCTGCCGAAGCCAGCCGCGCCTCCGAAAATCGCAGGCTCTCTAACTCATTCTCCTTGTCTCTCAACTTCTGACGAAGATCAGAAACTTCATCTTCCGCTTTGCTCAGCTTCCGAGAAGAGTTGCTCCAGTTCAACAGCGCCAGAGCCGTCACGCCAGCACCCAGACTGACCGCCGTTGCAAGCCCCAGGTAGGGCCCCGATAGCTCCTTAAGTTGCCCTGCGAAAATGGGCTGGTTTTCTAAGTGAACCGTTAGGGGCTGAGAACCCATCGCAGCCATAGGAAGCGTAGCTGCCGAAAACACAACACCTGCGAGCAGTGACGAAGACAATAAAGTACGTGGAAAGCTCATAGTTCAGGAACCAAAAAACAACAGAAACATAGAAGCGGCTAACTACGTGAAATTGTCATCCCTAATTAGACATGCCCACTTTCAAGTCGTGGTACAACCCTTGCTGCGTAACGATACCCTGGCGGCTAAAGTTTGGGAAGACATCTGCTTACTTACAAGACTAACCCGTAGACCAAGGGGCTTGGGTATGCCTTTCGTAAAGAGTACAGTCTTGCGTTTAAAGCTCAAGTAAACTTTCATATCGCGCTCTATATAAACACTCATTTCGCCACCTGAGACAGAAATGATCTAAAGCAAAAAACAGACGCTTTAGTTAACTTGCATCAGTATGTCTTTTGCCAGAGGCAGAGGTTTCTATGGAACAGATCCTGAACTGATGCAGGGAGCTAATTATGCTATGCCATCCATCGAGTGGATGCAAACCTGATGTTTTTGATAAAAACTGTATAAGATTAGATAAAAAAGATTAGATAAAAATGTGGTTTTGCAAACTTTTCAAGTTCCTGGCAATAGGGGGCGATCGCCCATCAATAAATACTGGAATAATACTGGATTCGGAAATTCCATCTCTTGAATATTGATACTTCAATTTACTGGAAGCTTTTCGGATTCTTTTCAAACATTTTTCCAAAGCTTTATCAAATACGTGAAAAATAAAGCAAGCATGAAGCACTGATTTTCAGAGAATTATTTGGCTCATGTTCAATCTCCACTTGAATCTCTACATCAATCTTCAAAGCAATGGGGATTTCTGGATAAATACATGCCGCACAGAGAATTCTCCCGAAATCCTCCTAAGTACTTTCTGTGGTGAAATCATCCGAAGAATCACCGAATTAGGTTTCTTTATCAAAACTTGAATCTTGCTTTAGGAAGAATTCAAGCTTCCCGGAGTTTTGCGGAAACCTATGTAGAGGAAAGAGGTCATTTTTGAATCAGGCGGTACATCTTCTGAGTGTCTTTCACTCTCCAATACGTCTTTCGATGGAGGACTTAATAACCATGAGCAGAAAACTCACGCAGATCTTTCGAGGTGGGTTGGTCAATCGGGGAGGACGACGCCAGAGGGGACATCAAGACGCAGAAGGGTTTTTGACCAAACAGCAATGGAGGCTAGGCAGGCGCTTTAAGGGGCTGCTGCTGTTTGGCT contains:
- the hpsP gene encoding hormogonium polysaccharide biosynthesis glycosyltransferase HpsP — protein: MRLVHIIPAISPVYGGPSQMIAGFSKALAAAGVAVTILTTDANGDVGQAPLAVPLGVPVAQDGYEIRYFRRTGWRRYKFSAGLLGWLATHAAAFDLAHVHALFSPVSSTAAAIARTRHLPYVLRPLGTLDPIDLQKKRRLKQLYATLIERQNLAGAAAVHFTSRQEAATAERFGLTLRDWILPLGVDLAEFAAAPAERRAIREAVPTGIAQAVRDRLAIPPDRPVVLFLSRLDPKKGLDLLIPALEQVQAAGIPFHWILAGSNPQDPDYEKQVSDRLNDSPLRACTTQTGFVAAQARRELLLTADLFVLPSYYENFGIAVAEAMAAGLPVVVSNAVPLHEDVTQAQAGWVVPCEPRALAHTLAIALQAADRPQRGIAAHHWAREHYDWRAIAQRAIQKYEEILQRT
- a CDS encoding response regulator transcription factor, producing MTQVLVAANSAVARAGLSALLSEAGLEVVGSVGLRDLAGQLAGLHPDVLLLFVESREEPGALVGEWLSEGASLLSTPIVMLTEDPSPSGVAEALRLGVRGVLPTRAIASEIVAAVTAAAAGLVPLHPDTLETLLPALPVNDPILPPAPLDAALTPRESEVLTMLAEGLSNKAIAQRLHLSEHTVKFHISSLFAKLQVSSRTEAVTLGARRGLILL
- a CDS encoding S1C family serine protease, with translation MQLTDELRAIAHRLQQSTVQVRSDQTGAGSGVIWQSDGLIVTNAHVVRGRVAQVELADGRVFSATVQRRDSARDLAALRIEARELVAAPAGDLAALQVGQLVLAVGNPLGMVGALTVGVVHAAPAAGSPWVRADVRLAPGNSGGPLADVQGRVVGINSMIADGLAIAISTATVQRFLKNTAPVGNPLRLGVTLQPVWVPRDRWRGQIGLLVLEVSPGAAVTNVLRPGDILLSANEQLFRSAEDLLAVLDDTPPDSTLRLEYLRNPNFPQSGSYQRQIYTLQVPPVAPAQTAPSEAA
- a CDS encoding S1C family serine protease; protein product: MTESMAGAAAEAAAGSGMLAAFSEGLSRAIALAGQSTVAVHARHRMGSSGIHWRPGFVVTAEHTIKREDDITLTLPNGQTCGATLVGRDNSTDLAVLKVEESACAVADLSDSSTLSVGHIVLAAGRSAENGLSASMGVISAIGGGWRTWHGGQIDQFIRPDVTLYPGFSGGPLVDIQGRILGMNTSGPRHLALTLPSATVNRVVEQLAQRGRISRGYLGVGLQPVRLPAMLAQVLHLPQTAGVIVLSLEAGGPADAAGILIGDVLVSLGGAPVGDIADVYAQLGPEQIGKSLVAEIIRGGRRMQVTIGIGDRP
- the devC gene encoding ABC transporter permease DevC; protein product: MRTPLAWSNLTYERRRLLTAIAGVAFAVLLMFMFRGFENALYDSQVQLLKVLNGEIIVVNRLKYTMFIPAQFARRRLYQAQAFDGVEAAYPLYVRDGAAWKNPETKAVRPLRVLAFNPNDPVLTIPEVLASQEALKLPWTVIVDEKSRAEVGAVTAGTVTELAEQQVRVVGTYALGTDFASANGNVIMSDQNFLRYFANLGPEEQSRDLNTVDIGLLRVRPGADVDAIARTLRDQLPKDVAVLTKPEFVDMELDYWRNNTAIGFVFTLLTIMSFVVGIILVYQILYTDVADHWTQYATLKAIGYSDRYLLGVVFQQALLLGVMGFIPGYLISLGLYRVTANATGLLMQMTLGRGLNILLATVVMCLISGAIAIRKVQSADPAEVFGN
- the lexA gene encoding transcriptional repressor LexA translates to MEPLTEVQQELYDWLVEYIRENQHAPSIRQMMQAMGLRSPAPIQSRLEHLQNKGYIDWTRGKARTLRLLHGFSQGVPIRGEVFAGGALEPATGDTEFLDISGMQLKPQDYALRVTGDSMIEALIADGDVVIMRPVKEPDKLKNGTIVAARVEGEGNTLKYFYRRGNKVTLKPANSKYDPIEKPASDVQIQGMLIGVWRDFGAGAP
- a CDS encoding pentapeptide repeat-containing protein, with the translated sequence MPPEAVALPRLGPVPKGSAKWGRTGVRLGAIALALLLLSSCASPDPQARLANTKECIECDLQGKVLAKTDLKGAKLNRANLSSADLNGANLSEALLDTANLSGANLSNADLNRAALPSANLSGANLSGASLKNAFLRNADFTNANLSNADFSGSDLSGAKLDGATQEGAVFQGAILPDGTVQP